In the genome of Pseudomonas sp. P5_109, one region contains:
- a CDS encoding putative bifunctional diguanylate cyclase/phosphodiesterase: MLIGSYSPTLVIISLCVAILASYTALDLTGRIATAKGRAVHLWTAGGAIAMGVGIWSMHFIGMLAFKLPIDLGYDGMITLLSLLIGVLSSGFALWLVSQPQLPAWQLAFGALVMGAGISAMHYTGMAAMRMQPGIDYDPTLFGASLMIAVGASGAALWIAFHLRQHTPYVRLIRGGAAVIMGIAIVGMHYTGMAAARFADGSFCGAAVNGLSGKGLDNLVLITTLAVLSIALLTSILDARLEARTASLAQSLTEANRELTQLALHDTLTGLPNRTLLADRIDQAMSRVREEGGCFALMFIDLDGFKPVNDAFGHHMGDLLLREVAQRLREDLRSQDTLARIGGDEFVLLVQLSEQNDALNLAARQVGLIARAFRVTEHDLHISASVGIALYPGNGQSAHELLMNADAAMYHAKGAGKNGYSFFDASMNSNARKQLQLLQDLRNAVEHREFSLHYQPKFDAANGRPVGAEALLRWEHPTQGMLLPDKFIELAEKTGLIIPIGEWVLNEACRQMREWYVLGYTDWRIAVNLSAIQFCHAGLVQSVAKALATHHLPANSLTLEITETTAMSDADASMTVLQELSEMGVDLSIDDFGTGYSSLMYLKRLPANELKIDRGFVRDLEHDSDDAAIVSAIVALGQALGLRIVAEGVETGSQQDFLTRLGCDSLQGYLLGHPLPAAGFMMEIHRGEALVAS; this comes from the coding sequence ATGCTCATCGGTAGCTATTCCCCCACCCTGGTTATCATTTCGCTCTGCGTAGCGATTCTCGCGTCATACACCGCCCTCGACCTGACCGGACGCATTGCCACCGCCAAAGGCCGCGCCGTGCATTTGTGGACCGCGGGCGGGGCCATTGCCATGGGCGTCGGCATCTGGTCGATGCATTTTATCGGCATGCTCGCGTTCAAGTTGCCGATCGACCTGGGTTACGACGGCATGATCACCCTGTTGTCGCTGCTGATCGGCGTGCTCTCCAGCGGTTTTGCCCTGTGGCTGGTCAGCCAGCCGCAATTGCCGGCCTGGCAACTGGCCTTTGGCGCGTTGGTCATGGGTGCTGGCATCAGCGCGATGCACTACACCGGCATGGCGGCCATGCGCATGCAACCGGGCATCGATTATGACCCGACGCTGTTCGGCGCTTCGCTGATGATCGCGGTCGGTGCATCGGGCGCGGCATTGTGGATCGCTTTCCATCTGCGCCAGCACACGCCTTATGTCCGCCTGATCCGTGGCGGCGCCGCCGTGATCATGGGCATCGCCATCGTCGGCATGCACTACACCGGCATGGCCGCTGCACGTTTTGCCGATGGCAGTTTTTGCGGGGCGGCGGTCAATGGCCTGAGCGGCAAGGGCTTGGACAACCTGGTGCTGATCACCACGCTGGCGGTGCTGAGCATCGCCTTGCTGACCTCGATCCTCGATGCACGCCTGGAGGCTCGCACCGCGAGCCTGGCGCAGTCGTTGACCGAGGCCAACCGGGAATTGACCCAACTGGCCCTGCACGACACCCTCACCGGGTTGCCGAACCGGACGTTGCTCGCCGACCGAATCGATCAGGCCATGTCGCGGGTCCGGGAAGAAGGGGGCTGCTTTGCCCTGATGTTCATCGATCTGGACGGCTTCAAACCGGTCAACGATGCCTTCGGCCACCATATGGGTGATCTGCTGTTGCGCGAAGTGGCCCAGCGTCTGCGCGAAGACCTGCGCAGCCAGGACACCTTGGCGCGGATCGGCGGCGATGAGTTCGTGTTGCTGGTGCAATTGAGCGAACAGAACGACGCCTTGAACCTCGCGGCCCGTCAGGTCGGGTTGATCGCGCGGGCGTTCCGGGTGACCGAACATGATCTGCATATCTCCGCCAGCGTCGGCATCGCGCTCTACCCGGGTAACGGCCAGTCCGCCCACGAGTTGCTGATGAACGCCGACGCGGCGATGTATCACGCCAAGGGCGCAGGTAAAAACGGCTACAGCTTTTTCGATGCGTCAATGAACAGCAACGCGCGCAAGCAGCTGCAATTGCTGCAGGATCTGCGCAATGCCGTGGAGCATCGGGAGTTCAGCCTGCATTACCAGCCCAAGTTCGACGCCGCCAATGGCCGTCCGGTGGGCGCCGAGGCCTTGTTGCGCTGGGAGCACCCGACGCAAGGAATGCTATTGCCGGACAAATTCATCGAACTGGCGGAAAAGACCGGGCTGATCATTCCGATCGGCGAGTGGGTGCTCAACGAAGCATGCCGCCAGATGCGCGAGTGGTACGTGCTGGGCTATACCGATTGGCGCATCGCGGTGAACCTGTCTGCCATCCAGTTTTGCCATGCGGGACTGGTCCAGAGCGTCGCCAAGGCCTTGGCCACTCACCATCTGCCGGCCAACAGCCTGACCCTGGAAATCACTGAAACCACGGCCATGAGCGATGCCGATGCGAGCATGACGGTGCTTCAGGAACTGTCGGAAATGGGCGTTGACCTGTCCATCGACGATTTTGGCACCGGCTATTCGAGTTTGATGTACCTCAAGCGCCTGCCGGCCAATGAACTGAAGATCGACCGCGGTTTTGTCCGCGACCTGGAGCACGACAGCGATGACGCCGCCATTGTTTCGGCCATCGTCGCCCTCGGCCAGGCGCTGGGGTTGCGCATCGTTGCCGAGGGAGTGGAGACGGGCTCGCAGCAAGACTTCCTGACGCGACTCGGTTGCGATTCGTTGCAGGGTTACCTGCTGGGGCATCCGCTGCCGGCCGCAGGTTTCATGATGGAAATCCATCGCGGCGAGGCACTGGTCGCCAGTTGA
- a CDS encoding SDR family oxidoreductase has product MDKVIVITGGSRGIGAATALLAAAQGYRICINYQADEQSALSVLEQVRALGAQAIAVRADVSIEDEVIALFNRVDSELGRVTALVNNAGTVGQKSRVDEMSEFRILKIMKTNVLAPILCAKHAILRMSPKHGGQGGSIVNVSSVASRLGSPNEYVDYAASKGALDSFTIGLSKEVAGEGIRVNAVRPGYIYTDFHALSGDPDRVSKLESAIPMARGGRPDEVAEAIVWLLSDKASYATGTFVDLGGGR; this is encoded by the coding sequence ATGGATAAAGTCATCGTCATCACCGGCGGCAGCCGCGGCATTGGGGCCGCCACCGCTCTGTTGGCCGCCGCGCAGGGCTATCGGATCTGCATCAACTACCAGGCCGACGAACAATCTGCACTCAGCGTGCTGGAGCAAGTCCGCGCCCTCGGTGCGCAAGCCATTGCGGTACGGGCCGACGTCAGCATCGAAGACGAAGTCATCGCGCTGTTCAATCGGGTAGACAGCGAACTTGGCCGGGTCACCGCGCTGGTGAACAACGCCGGCACCGTCGGGCAAAAGTCCCGGGTCGACGAGATGTCCGAGTTCCGCATTCTCAAAATCATGAAAACCAACGTCCTGGCGCCGATCCTCTGCGCCAAGCACGCGATCCTGCGCATGTCGCCCAAACACGGCGGGCAGGGTGGCAGCATCGTCAACGTGTCTTCGGTGGCCTCGCGCTTGGGCTCGCCCAACGAGTACGTCGACTACGCGGCCTCCAAAGGCGCGCTGGACTCGTTCACCATCGGTCTGTCCAAGGAAGTGGCGGGCGAGGGGATTCGGGTCAACGCCGTGCGTCCGGGCTACATCTACACCGATTTCCACGCCTTGAGCGGTGATCCGGATCGGGTCAGCAAACTGGAATCGGCGATCCCGATGGCCCGGGGCGGACGTCCGGACGAAGTGGCGGAGGCGATTGTCTGGCTGCTGTCGGACAAGGCTTCTTATGCGACGGGGACGTTTGTTGATCTCGGTGGTGGTCGTTAA
- a CDS encoding RHS repeat-associated core domain-containing protein, translating into MNRHTPSINVVDPRGLAVRALAYHRLAAVKPITARVTQQVFDPLGRLVQQRDPRLFALRQSDASVPANLTTIHNLTGQALCSDSVDAGWQLGLAGAAGQVLESWDQRGWHRRTEHDPLLRPVAVHEQVSGEPERCVERMTFGGVSDDHARYNCCGQPIRQDDPAGSRLMTDYGLSAVVLHERRHFLNSFAPVDWPALYTDRDRLLEPGTGAQTSWRFASTGEVAAQTDAKGHTQYFAHDRAGQLRSVGLKRSGQQGVDTLVSAIHYSASGQVEHELAGNGMRTTSVYNPSDGHLMLLATQCPDQSFLQKLSYCYDPVGNITEITDAALPIQHFANQRIEPVRRFRYDTLYQLISATGWETVRPSFGPALPEWQTYGPPDGSRWCNYSETYDYDEAGNLLQRIHHGAVGDTLSMRVAPLSNRSVKVHPTQTGVDESFDARGNLLELQPGQGLQWNGRSQLAQVTPVVRVNGADDLERYVYDSEGTRLRKTRTTAAKSIAHTAEVRYLPGLELHSNSATGEQLQVVSIQAGRCTVRLLHWDSPPPAEMDNDQLRFCFDDHLGSSAFEVDAQAKVISQEVYYPFGGTAWLAGRHEVEIGYKTIRYSGKERDATGLYYYGARYYAPWLQRWLNPDPAGDVDGLNFYRFVKSGPVSYFDDLGSCSAFAALNDFVIETYDGIGGLVVARGFEEVRLREPEMAKGLDSAFSRAKNILMNATAEIQHPLFEKNIIEGYVGEVSLQDVLMLKNNMIKMEGFMKRYGPGSRKVVLLDGDNWTGYNAKVFRYDRRSKVYLSDDVRRNTVEANAMLLIHEVSHLALDTKDYWYRMSFAEKKGFGDDVDQYGLTPNDEYERSEFLYQSKRMMRGHVKADDVEPEFMGGLKTKKIDKSIVRFKASPEVRTRMALKNADTFASISSALSRVHSKRRMDER; encoded by the coding sequence TTGAACAGGCACACACCATCGATCAACGTTGTTGACCCGCGCGGTTTAGCCGTTCGTGCGCTGGCGTACCATCGACTGGCGGCCGTCAAACCGATCACTGCGCGGGTAACGCAGCAGGTTTTCGATCCGCTTGGCCGCCTCGTTCAACAACGCGATCCGCGATTGTTTGCCTTGCGTCAGAGCGATGCCTCGGTCCCGGCGAACCTCACCACGATCCATAACCTGACGGGGCAGGCGCTGTGCAGCGACAGCGTCGATGCCGGGTGGCAACTCGGGTTGGCGGGTGCGGCAGGGCAGGTGCTTGAGTCATGGGATCAACGTGGCTGGCATCGTCGCACTGAACATGATCCATTGCTGCGGCCTGTCGCAGTGCATGAGCAGGTTTCGGGTGAACCCGAGCGCTGTGTCGAGCGAATGACGTTCGGGGGCGTTTCGGATGATCACGCCCGGTATAACTGCTGTGGCCAACCCATCCGCCAGGACGACCCGGCAGGTAGTCGATTGATGACCGACTATGGGCTGTCGGCGGTGGTACTGCATGAGCGTCGGCACTTCCTCAACAGCTTCGCTCCGGTTGACTGGCCAGCGCTGTACACAGACCGGGACCGCTTGCTGGAGCCAGGCACCGGCGCTCAGACTTCGTGGCGCTTCGCGTCTACCGGCGAAGTGGCAGCGCAAACCGATGCCAAAGGTCATACCCAGTATTTTGCGCATGATCGCGCTGGTCAATTGCGTTCGGTGGGGCTAAAGCGCTCTGGACAACAAGGCGTCGATACGCTGGTCAGTGCCATCCATTACAGCGCTTCAGGTCAAGTTGAACATGAACTCGCCGGCAATGGCATGCGCACCACTAGCGTTTATAATCCGTCCGATGGGCACCTAATGCTGCTGGCCACTCAATGCCCGGATCAGAGCTTTTTGCAGAAGCTGAGTTACTGTTACGACCCGGTTGGCAACATCACCGAAATCACCGACGCTGCTTTACCCATCCAGCATTTTGCCAACCAGCGCATCGAACCGGTGCGGCGCTTCAGGTACGACACGCTTTACCAATTGATCAGCGCGACCGGCTGGGAAACCGTCAGGCCCTCATTCGGTCCTGCCTTACCAGAGTGGCAGACGTACGGCCCGCCGGATGGCAGCCGCTGGTGCAACTACAGCGAAACCTACGATTACGATGAAGCGGGCAATCTGTTGCAGCGTATCCATCATGGCGCGGTGGGCGATACCCTGAGCATGCGCGTCGCCCCGCTGAGTAATCGCAGCGTCAAGGTCCACCCCACTCAAACCGGCGTGGATGAGTCGTTCGACGCTCGGGGCAATCTGTTGGAGCTTCAACCCGGGCAAGGCTTGCAATGGAACGGGCGAAGCCAGTTGGCTCAGGTCACACCCGTCGTTCGGGTCAATGGCGCTGACGATCTAGAGCGATATGTCTACGACAGCGAAGGCACGCGCCTGCGCAAAACCCGCACGACCGCAGCGAAATCCATCGCCCATACCGCCGAAGTGCGTTATCTGCCCGGCCTCGAACTGCACAGCAACAGCGCCACGGGGGAACAGCTGCAAGTAGTCAGCATTCAGGCCGGCCGCTGCACCGTGCGTCTGTTGCATTGGGATAGCCCGCCACCGGCCGAAATGGACAACGACCAATTGCGTTTTTGCTTCGATGATCACCTGGGATCGAGTGCCTTTGAGGTAGACGCCCAGGCGAAGGTGATCAGCCAGGAAGTGTATTACCCCTTTGGCGGCACGGCATGGCTGGCCGGACGGCATGAAGTGGAAATCGGGTACAAGACCATTCGTTATTCAGGCAAGGAACGGGATGCGACGGGGCTTTATTATTATGGGGCGCGGTATTACGCGCCTTGGTTGCAACGCTGGTTGAATCCGGATCCGGCGGGGGATGTGGATGGGTTGAATTTTTATCGGTTTGTTAAGAGTGGTCCGGTAAGTTATTTTGATGATTTAGGTAGTTGTTCAGCTTTTGCTGCTTTAAATGATTTTGTCATTGAGACTTATGATGGTATTGGGGGGTTGGTTGTTGCGCGCGGGTTTGAAGAAGTGAGGTTGAGAGAACCGGAAATGGCGAAAGGTCTGGATTCAGCATTTTCCAGGGCGAAGAATATCTTGATGAATGCAACTGCAGAAATCCAACACCCTTTATTTGAAAAAAATATTATCGAGGGATATGTTGGGGAGGTGTCTTTGCAAGATGTATTAATGCTAAAAAATAATATGATTAAAATGGAAGGCTTTATGAAAAGGTATGGGCCTGGCTCGCGAAAAGTAGTGCTTCTTGATGGGGATAATTGGACGGGTTATAACGCGAAAGTATTTAGATATGATAGAAGGAGCAAGGTTTATTTAAGTGATGATGTAAGGAGGAATACAGTTGAAGCTAACGCCATGCTCTTGATACATGAAGTTTCACATTTGGCTCTTGATACTAAAGATTATTGGTATCGTATGAGCTTTGCGGAGAAGAAAGGCTTTGGCGATGATGTCGATCAGTATGGCCTAACTCCCAACGATGAATATGAGCGGTCGGAGTTTCTCTATCAGTCGAAGAGAATGATGCGTGGGCATGTCAAGGCGGACGATGTGGAGCCTGAATTTATGGGGGGCCTAAAAACTAAAAAAATAGACAAGTCTATTGTTAGGTTTAAGGCAAGCCCTGAAGTTAGAACAAGGATGGCGCTAAAGAATGCAGATACTTTTGCATCAATTTCGAGCGCTCTAAGTAGAGTGCACTCCAAGAGACGTATGGATGAACGATAG
- the mapR gene encoding GntR family transcriptional regulator MpaR (MapR regulates genes involved in Pseudomonas quinolone signal (PQS) production and anthranilate metabolism) produces MKRYEKFADDIAELIRSGVLGPGQRVPSVRYASQTYGVSPSTVFQAYYLLERRGLIRARPRSGYFVNAHAPRPFSEPEISSQVNESTEVDVSELVFSVLDSIKDPNTVPFGSAFPSPTLFPLQRLSRSLASASREMDPRMVVTDMSPGNPQLRRQIALRYMVGGLMLPMEELLITNGALEALNLCLQAVTEPGDLVAIEAPAFYACLQVLERLKLKAVEIPVHPRDGIDLGVLEQTLERHPIKACWCMTSFQNPMGATVPEAKKQQLVELLRRHQVPLIEDDVYAELYYGQQAPKPAKAFDTEGLVMHCGSFAKSLAPGYRIGWVAAGRFAQKIERLKLMTSLCASMPAQAAIADYLQHGGYDRHLRKLRHALEDQQSAMLAAIARYFPAQTRVSQPAGGYFLWLELPEQMDSLKLFQMALAQGISIAPGPIFSPAQRFRNCIRLNYGSPWDEVSEKAMETLGRIVRSFSNTN; encoded by the coding sequence ATGAAACGCTACGAAAAATTCGCCGACGACATCGCAGAACTGATCCGATCCGGCGTCCTGGGTCCCGGCCAGCGCGTACCCTCGGTTCGCTACGCCAGCCAGACCTATGGCGTCAGCCCGTCGACGGTGTTCCAGGCCTACTACCTGCTGGAACGTCGCGGACTGATCCGCGCTCGTCCGCGTTCCGGATACTTCGTCAACGCCCATGCACCACGGCCGTTTTCCGAACCGGAGATCAGTAGCCAGGTCAATGAGTCCACCGAGGTCGATGTCAGCGAACTGGTGTTCTCGGTGCTCGACTCGATCAAGGACCCGAACACCGTGCCCTTCGGCTCGGCGTTCCCCAGCCCTACGTTGTTTCCCCTGCAACGCTTGTCCCGCTCCCTGGCCAGCGCCAGCCGCGAAATGGACCCGCGCATGGTCGTCACCGACATGTCGCCAGGCAACCCGCAACTGCGTCGGCAAATCGCCCTGCGCTACATGGTCGGCGGGCTGATGCTACCCATGGAAGAACTGCTGATCACCAACGGTGCCCTGGAAGCGCTCAACCTGTGCCTGCAAGCGGTGACCGAGCCCGGCGACCTGGTAGCCATCGAAGCCCCGGCGTTCTACGCCTGCCTGCAAGTGCTCGAACGCCTGAAGCTCAAGGCCGTGGAAATCCCCGTGCACCCGCGCGACGGCATCGACCTCGGCGTGCTCGAGCAAACCCTGGAACGCCATCCGATCAAAGCCTGCTGGTGCATGACCAGTTTCCAGAACCCCATGGGCGCGACCGTGCCCGAGGCCAAGAAACAGCAGCTGGTGGAATTGTTGCGCCGCCACCAGGTGCCGTTGATCGAAGACGATGTCTACGCCGAACTGTATTACGGCCAACAAGCACCAAAACCGGCCAAGGCCTTTGATACCGAAGGCCTGGTGATGCACTGCGGCTCGTTCGCCAAGAGCCTGGCCCCCGGTTACCGCATCGGTTGGGTCGCCGCCGGGCGTTTTGCGCAAAAAATCGAACGGCTGAAACTCATGACCTCGCTGTGCGCATCAATGCCGGCCCAAGCCGCCATCGCCGATTACCTGCAACACGGTGGTTACGACCGGCACCTGCGTAAGTTGCGCCACGCGCTGGAAGACCAGCAAAGCGCCATGCTCGCCGCCATCGCCCGCTATTTCCCGGCGCAGACACGGGTCAGTCAACCGGCGGGTGGATACTTTTTGTGGCTGGAACTGCCGGAGCAGATGGATTCGTTGAAGTTGTTTCAGATGGCGCTGGCGCAGGGCATCAGCATTGCACCGGGGCCGATCTTTTCGCCGGCGCAGCGGTTCAGGAATTGTATTCGGTTGAATTATGGCAGCCCGTGGGATGAGGTTTCGGAGAAGGCTATGGAGACGTTGGGGCGGATTGTGCGGTCGTTTTCAAACACAAATTGA
- the ccoG gene encoding cytochrome c oxidase accessory protein CcoG — protein sequence MSERIPVRTVETFEPSRPKMKAKTSDNLIHTRSFTGLFRTLRISGAGFLFLLFFGTVWLNWGGRQAVLWDLSESKFHIFGATFWPQDFILLSALLIIAAFGLFAITVFAGRVWCGYTCPQSSWTWIFMWCEKITEGERNQRIKLQAAPWGLNKLMRRSAKHTLWLAISLLTGLTFVGYFTPIRPLAEELLSLQMSGVSLFWVLFFTGATYINAGWLREAVCMHMCPYARFQSVMFDKDTLTISYDVARGENRGPRKREVKPADVGLGDCIDCQLCVQVCPTGIDIRDGLQMECIGCAACIDACDSIMDKMGYARGLISYTSEHQLQGGKTHLLRPRLIGYTAVLLVMIAALVVALMERPMVSLDVSKDRGLFRENSQGQIENIYSLKVINKTQQRQDYQLHLVDADDFELQGKTELSLAPGEIVDVPVSVAMLTERPASSSQSISFKVIDSDDPDVYSVAKSRFVAPMNR from the coding sequence ATGAGCGAGAGAATCCCCGTCCGAACCGTAGAAACATTCGAGCCTTCACGTCCAAAGATGAAGGCCAAAACCAGCGACAACCTGATCCACACCCGCAGCTTCACCGGGCTGTTCCGCACCCTGCGCATCAGTGGCGCGGGCTTTCTGTTTTTGCTGTTCTTCGGCACCGTGTGGTTGAACTGGGGCGGCCGCCAGGCGGTGCTCTGGGACCTTTCCGAAAGCAAGTTCCATATCTTCGGCGCGACTTTCTGGCCGCAGGATTTCATCCTGCTCTCGGCGCTGCTGATCATTGCCGCCTTCGGCCTGTTTGCGATCACGGTGTTCGCGGGACGGGTCTGGTGTGGTTACACCTGCCCACAAAGCTCCTGGACCTGGATCTTCATGTGGTGCGAGAAGATCACCGAAGGCGAACGCAACCAGCGAATCAAGTTGCAGGCCGCGCCGTGGGGCCTGAACAAACTGATGCGGCGTTCGGCCAAGCACACCTTGTGGCTGGCCATCAGCCTGCTGACCGGCCTGACCTTTGTCGGCTACTTCACACCGATCCGGCCACTGGCCGAAGAACTGCTGAGCCTGCAAATGAGCGGCGTCAGTCTGTTCTGGGTGCTGTTTTTTACCGGCGCCACCTACATCAATGCCGGCTGGCTGCGTGAAGCAGTGTGCATGCACATGTGTCCCTACGCGCGCTTCCAGAGCGTGATGTTCGACAAGGACACCCTGACCATTTCCTACGACGTGGCCCGTGGTGAAAACCGTGGCCCGCGCAAACGCGAGGTCAAGCCCGCCGACGTGGGTTTGGGCGATTGCATCGATTGCCAGCTCTGCGTACAGGTCTGCCCGACCGGCATCGACATTCGCGATGGCTTGCAGATGGAGTGCATCGGTTGCGCGGCGTGCATCGACGCCTGTGATTCGATCATGGACAAAATGGGCTACGCCCGGGGATTGATCAGCTATACCTCCGAGCATCAGTTGCAGGGTGGCAAGACACACCTGCTGCGCCCGCGCCTGATCGGCTACACCGCCGTGCTGCTGGTAATGATCGCCGCCCTGGTGGTGGCGCTGATGGAGCGGCCGATGGTGTCGCTCGATGTCAGCAAGGACCGTGGCCTGTTCCGCGAGAACAGCCAGGGGCAGATCGAAAACATCTACAGTCTGAAAGTGATCAACAAGACCCAGCAGCGCCAGGACTACCAATTGCACCTGGTCGATGCCGATGATTTCGAGTTGCAAGGCAAGACCGAGTTGAGCCTGGCACCGGGCGAAATTGTCGACGTGCCGGTGTCGGTGGCGATGCTCACCGAGCGTCCGGCCAGCAGTTCGCAAAGCATCAGTTTCAAGGTGATCGACAGCGATGACCCTGACGTCTACAGCGTGGCAAAGAGCCGGTTTGTTGCGCCGATGAATCGCTGA
- a CDS encoding DUF3203 family protein, with product MTVRIENQTGFFTTENGEYIRLCPDVTIVTDGRKAMSAVDIEGHRIYITEAEANALTVAGAVDGRRHLKATDSGSVI from the coding sequence ATGACTGTACGCATCGAGAACCAGACCGGCTTTTTCACCACCGAAAATGGCGAATACATTCGTCTGTGTCCCGACGTGACCATCGTCACCGATGGCCGCAAAGCCATGTCGGCAGTGGACATCGAAGGCCACCGCATCTACATCACCGAAGCCGAGGCCAACGCCTTGACCGTCGCCGGCGCAGTGGATGGACGCCGACACTTGAAAGCCACCGACAGTGGTTCGGTGATTTGA
- a CDS encoding MgtC/SapB family protein — translation MNAWWHEVWVTLQAEFADITDASQLTRMTVRLLMAAVLGGILGFEREHQGKAAGVRTHMLVAMGAALFVLVPQMSGSQADAMSRVVQGVIAGIGFLGAGTILKNQEGDEGHVKGLTTAAGLWMTAAIGVAAGLGREATAVLSTLLALGVFSVMPSIVRLIDKDRGP, via the coding sequence ATGAACGCCTGGTGGCACGAAGTCTGGGTGACCCTGCAAGCCGAGTTCGCCGACATCACCGATGCCTCGCAACTGACGCGGATGACCGTGCGCCTGTTGATGGCCGCCGTGCTAGGTGGGATTCTCGGGTTCGAACGCGAACACCAGGGCAAGGCTGCTGGCGTGCGCACCCATATGCTGGTGGCGATGGGGGCCGCGCTGTTCGTGCTGGTGCCACAGATGTCCGGCTCACAGGCCGACGCCATGAGCCGGGTGGTGCAGGGCGTGATCGCCGGGATCGGTTTCCTGGGGGCCGGCACCATCCTGAAAAACCAGGAGGGCGACGAAGGCCACGTCAAGGGCCTGACCACCGCCGCCGGCCTGTGGATGACCGCCGCCATTGGCGTTGCAGCCGGGCTGGGCCGGGAGGCGACGGCGGTGCTCAGCACACTGTTGGCGCTCGGGGTGTTCAGTGTGATGCCGAGCATCGTGAGGCTGATTGACAAGGATCGCGGGCCCTAG